A portion of the Chlamydia avium 10DC88 genome contains these proteins:
- the murD gene encoding UDP-N-acetylmuramoyl-L-alanine--D-glutamate ligase has product MNHRRVVILGAGVTGKSAAEFLYNRGDYVLGLDKDIHTLETCPFFHEYYLDYVEEFPENVDFCIRSPGIKISHPWVIEAKRRKIPILSDVQLALQDEKFNTHPSLGITGSNGKTTTALFLVHLFHILGIPAHAMGNIGIPILQAMHYSGIRVVEMSSFQLVGQEIFIPVLSGGVILNISPNHLDYHQTMQEYYEAKANIIKCLKNPKSLWSGENISIGKSYLEYAKEIQEVIDKESALKPVYLHDRHNYFAAYVLANEIVHVAPEAFLYAMQTFEKPSHRIEYLGEKGGVRYINDSKATTMSAVEKALAAVKENIIIILGGRNKGSDFTSLIPTLTQTAKHIVAMGECRKEIAQALSNSFPLTQARDLQEAVILAQKVAQPGDTILLSPGCTSFDQFQSFEERGDFFKQLVGDVEALRI; this is encoded by the coding sequence ATGAATCATCGACGGGTAGTTATACTAGGCGCTGGTGTAACAGGGAAATCTGCTGCAGAGTTTCTCTACAATAGAGGTGACTATGTTCTGGGATTGGATAAAGATATCCATACTCTTGAAACATGCCCTTTTTTCCATGAATATTACCTCGATTATGTTGAGGAATTTCCAGAAAACGTAGACTTTTGTATACGTTCTCCAGGGATCAAGATCTCACATCCTTGGGTAATTGAAGCAAAACGTAGGAAAATCCCTATCCTTTCTGATGTTCAACTTGCTTTGCAAGATGAGAAATTCAACACCCACCCTTCTCTAGGGATTACAGGATCCAATGGGAAAACTACCACAGCTTTATTTCTCGTCCATTTATTCCATATTTTAGGTATTCCTGCTCATGCTATGGGGAACATTGGCATCCCAATACTTCAAGCTATGCATTATTCCGGTATACGTGTTGTAGAAATGAGTTCATTTCAATTGGTAGGGCAGGAAATTTTCATCCCTGTACTATCGGGAGGCGTTATTTTAAATATTTCTCCCAATCATCTAGATTATCATCAAACTATGCAGGAATATTATGAAGCAAAAGCTAATATTATTAAATGTTTGAAAAATCCTAAATCCTTGTGGTCAGGAGAAAACATCTCCATAGGGAAGTCTTATTTAGAATATGCAAAGGAAATCCAAGAAGTTATAGATAAAGAAAGTGCATTAAAACCAGTATACTTGCATGATAGACACAACTATTTTGCTGCTTATGTATTGGCTAATGAAATAGTGCATGTTGCTCCAGAAGCATTTCTGTACGCAATGCAGACTTTCGAAAAGCCTTCGCATAGAATAGAATATCTGGGAGAAAAAGGTGGTGTGCGTTATATCAATGATAGTAAAGCCACGACAATGAGCGCTGTGGAAAAAGCTCTTGCAGCTGTTAAAGAAAATATCATCATTATTTTAGGAGGAAGGAATAAAGGCAGTGATTTTACTTCTTTAATTCCTACTCTTACTCAAACAGCAAAACATATTGTAGCTATGGGAGAATGTCGAAAAGAAATAGCACAAGCTTTATCTAATAGTTTTCCTTTAACTCAAGCCCGAGATCTACAAGAAGCTGTAATTTTGGCTCAGAAAGTAGCACAACCTGGAGATACTATTTTATTATCTCCAGGTTGTACAAGTTTTGATCAATTTCAAAGCTTTGAAGAGAGAGGAGACTTCTTCAAGCAATTAGTTGGTGATGTGGAGGCATTAAGGATATGA
- a CDS encoding lytic transglycosylase has protein sequence MNRRDTIIVATLVNVVLVVVLFATAKQTDKKHMDSVLPMMPAKLVESVPITVSEKKQEKMEKNESPVVVAPKKISKEELASSFVEEELKVKSSPPSPSKQAPQPISVETTTSTEPKPQSDKEAYTTVIVKKGDFLERIARANHTTVSALMQLNDLSSTQLKIGQVIKVPVSDKQDDTKKAKIASADDYYTVQEGDSPWTIALRNGIRLEDLLKMNDLDEQKARRLRPGDQLRIK, from the coding sequence ATGAATCGTAGAGATACAATTATAGTTGCAACGTTAGTTAATGTTGTATTAGTTGTTGTTCTCTTTGCTACTGCAAAGCAGACAGATAAGAAGCATATGGACAGTGTGCTTCCTATGATGCCAGCTAAATTAGTCGAATCTGTACCCATCACAGTTTCAGAAAAAAAACAGGAAAAAATGGAGAAAAATGAAAGTCCTGTTGTTGTTGCCCCCAAAAAAATATCCAAAGAAGAATTAGCATCAAGTTTTGTTGAAGAAGAGCTTAAAGTAAAGAGCTCACCTCCTTCTCCTTCGAAACAAGCTCCTCAGCCAATTTCTGTAGAGACTACTACATCTACTGAACCTAAGCCTCAGTCCGATAAAGAAGCCTATACAACAGTCATCGTCAAGAAAGGGGATTTTCTGGAGCGTATTGCTAGAGCAAATCACACTACAGTGAGTGCCCTGATGCAATTAAACGATTTATCTTCAACACAATTAAAAATAGGTCAGGTAATCAAAGTCCCTGTATCAGATAAACAGGACGATACTAAGAAGGCTAAAATAGCTTCTGCAGATGATTATTATACTGTTCAGGAAGGAGATAGTCCTTGGACAATAGCTTTACGCAATGGAATCCGTTTAGAAGATTTGTTAAAGATGAATGACCTTGATGAACAAAAAGCACGCCGTTTACGTCCAGGAGATCAGTTGCGTATAAAATAA
- a CDS encoding UDP-N-acetylmuramoyl-tripeptide--D-alanyl-D-alanine ligase — protein sequence MRSILLEDWVSSMLSDAKFPRSGKKISGVAIDSRQVRPGDVFFALNGNCTDGHRFLRDAADAGAVAAVVSRDYQGDAFGLDLIVVQDTTMALREAGENQAHLFPGTIIGITGSVGKTTTKAFSKTFLSSTYKVYASPKSYNSQLTVPLSLLLSDGDEDFLILEMGVSEPNNMRNLLSVVEPEIAIITHIADQHTINFSDKGIQGIVEEKSLILQKSRIQLFPKDSPWYPYFVKQSSFSEKFSFAFYDETADFYYKFLGQDHVVVHTPEEDIEFAISLPYKPAYSNLLIAFSLAWLLDIPTDKIIYSCSSLQIPPMRFEQSIRNGIQVINDAYNACPEAMLAALDAIPHPPEGKKVVLILGHMAELGNYSEEGHLIVAEKALSKANIIFFIGEKWLPIQYLVKNSLCEVFFYPSAQDIEQALRNVVQQGDIVLLKGSRSLALESLLSCF from the coding sequence ATGCGATCTATTTTACTAGAAGATTGGGTGTCGTCAATGTTATCCGATGCTAAATTTCCTAGATCAGGGAAAAAAATCTCCGGAGTGGCTATTGATAGTCGTCAAGTTCGCCCAGGGGATGTATTTTTTGCACTAAATGGAAATTGTACGGATGGTCATCGATTCCTACGTGATGCTGCAGACGCAGGCGCTGTAGCTGCTGTAGTTTCTAGAGATTATCAAGGCGATGCTTTTGGTTTGGACTTGATTGTCGTTCAAGATACCACAATGGCTTTAAGAGAAGCTGGAGAAAATCAAGCTCATTTATTCCCCGGCACTATCATAGGGATCACAGGCTCCGTAGGGAAAACAACAACAAAAGCCTTTTCAAAAACATTTCTCTCTTCAACTTACAAAGTCTATGCTAGCCCTAAAAGTTATAATTCGCAGTTAACAGTACCTTTAAGTTTGCTTTTATCCGATGGTGATGAGGATTTTCTTATTTTAGAAATGGGTGTTTCTGAACCTAACAATATGCGTAATCTTCTTTCTGTTGTAGAACCTGAAATCGCAATTATCACTCATATAGCAGATCAACATACTATCAATTTTTCTGACAAAGGAATACAAGGTATTGTTGAAGAAAAAAGTCTCATATTACAAAAAAGTCGTATTCAGCTTTTCCCTAAGGATTCCCCGTGGTACCCCTATTTCGTCAAACAATCTTCTTTCTCAGAAAAATTCTCGTTTGCTTTTTATGATGAAACTGCAGATTTTTATTATAAGTTTCTTGGGCAAGATCATGTAGTCGTACATACTCCAGAAGAGGATATTGAATTTGCTATTTCTCTTCCCTACAAGCCTGCTTATAGTAATTTATTAATAGCTTTTTCTTTAGCGTGGCTGCTAGATATCCCTACCGATAAAATTATTTATTCTTGCTCTTCCTTGCAAATCCCACCCATGCGTTTTGAGCAAAGTATACGTAACGGGATACAAGTGATTAATGATGCTTATAATGCATGTCCCGAAGCTATGTTAGCTGCTTTAGATGCTATTCCTCATCCTCCAGAAGGGAAAAAAGTTGTTCTCATCCTTGGACATATGGCAGAATTGGGCAATTATTCCGAGGAGGGACATTTAATTGTAGCAGAGAAGGCTTTATCAAAAGCCAATATTATCTTCTTTATTGGGGAGAAATGGCTTCCTATACAATATCTTGTCAAAAATAGCCTTTGTGAAGTTTTTTTTTATCCATCAGCTCAAGACATTGAGCAGGCATTAAGAAATGTCGTTCAGCAAGGGGATATTGTCTTGTTGAAAGGATCTCGTTCTCTAGCTTTAGAATCTCTATTAAGCTGTTTTTAA